The following are encoded in a window of Phaseolus vulgaris cultivar G19833 chromosome 3, P. vulgaris v2.0, whole genome shotgun sequence genomic DNA:
- the LOC137839226 gene encoding early nodulin-like protein 18 yields the protein MTSSRRLALAKFLKKAKSTKEGGDAVASDVPTVASLPIPPPSASPPPIAAVPLAMASTPAPAHPNKGKRVLIVDSDSEDSGTALVSHKRRATGLPASPAAPPGGGNSLRDDPPSATSPPPPPAHEQREERIDLVPPLSPLPRRDAAEASGSAPPVSVPASTSRKP from the coding sequence atgacttcctCGAGGCGGCTTGCTCTTGCAAAATTTTTGAAGAAGGCAAAATCTACCAAAGAGGGTGGGGACGCCGTCGCCTCTGACGTGCCCACCGTCGCTTCCCTGCCGATTCCTCCACCGtctgcttctcctcctcccATTGCCGCGGTTCCATTAGCTATGGCATCGACCCCTGCCCCAGCACACCctaacaaaggaaaaagggtgctGATAGTAGATTCTGACAGCGAAGACTCGGGTACTGCCCTGGTTTCCCATAAGAGGAGGGCTACGGGCCTCCCTGCCTCACCCGCCGCGCCCCCCGGTGGTGGGAActctctcagggacgatcctccTAGTGCCACATCACCGCCACCTCCACCAGCCCACGAGCAACGAGAGGAAAGGATTGACTTGGTTCCCCCGCTCTCGCCGTTGCCGCGTCGTGACGCAGCTGAGGCCTCGGGCTCCGCCCCACCTGTATCAGTGCCTGCCTCGACTTCTCGCAAACCCTGA